The Echinicola rosea genome has a segment encoding these proteins:
- a CDS encoding TlpA family protein disulfide reductase: MKIRTYLCFLALLCLLGSRSYSQVASPPATGKVPAGAPVVVYGELVSVDGPENVELTVMEDYLHSRPIVPNPVIMDTLPVSGEFYDGIAAEHTYKFRFKIDPIVHPGYLKLQVGDRKLLEDYLVFPGDSVKIKVDREENHILFAGPDALRYRVRRDMDLARKAVEFDRPLVFNTPKKEELLSDGDNRRVFETANREFGGKVVFVENRRETLDKLFAGIRAGWQSDPAWKVLHHYEKELSPLEFEMLKADLIGHYYLGKLAQFRKTFFSYPGDIPKAELVSLFTDHLEEIPLDEVDIEVANLSMGYLAYQLEYCITRALVTETSFNSTVRKLHSGAFKDRLMAAYVSQYYKRLPNRESALQAALEEVEASPWKERLVALTEKLGEGRKIRDVDMIGPNGKEVPLLGASGQYKLLYFWFSGCGASGKYHEEVIKELEDRDGVDLSILSISFDKDPIRWKQSIQEGIYTNKGLENLWAGAKGKSWMDFYEIRSSPYVILLSPEGEIIRFGSFGRTYGEQVGNIISAIDSHKSENTMAHR; the protein is encoded by the coding sequence ATGAAAATAAGAACTTATTTATGCTTCCTGGCATTGCTATGCCTTTTGGGAAGCAGATCCTATAGCCAAGTTGCCTCACCCCCTGCCACCGGGAAGGTGCCTGCTGGTGCCCCGGTGGTGGTTTACGGGGAGTTGGTTTCCGTGGACGGTCCCGAAAATGTGGAGCTGACCGTCATGGAAGATTACCTCCATTCCAGGCCCATTGTACCCAATCCTGTTATAATGGATACCCTGCCCGTTTCCGGTGAATTTTATGATGGGATTGCCGCAGAACATACCTACAAATTCCGGTTCAAGATTGATCCGATTGTCCATCCAGGATACCTCAAGTTGCAGGTAGGAGACCGCAAATTGTTGGAGGATTACCTGGTCTTTCCCGGGGACAGTGTGAAGATCAAAGTTGACCGGGAGGAAAACCATATCCTTTTTGCTGGTCCCGATGCATTGCGCTACCGGGTCAGGCGGGACATGGACCTTGCCCGAAAGGCTGTTGAATTCGACCGGCCCCTGGTGTTCAACACACCTAAAAAGGAAGAGCTGCTTTCCGATGGCGACAACCGAAGGGTGTTCGAAACGGCCAACCGTGAGTTTGGGGGAAAAGTTGTCTTTGTGGAAAACAGGCGGGAAACACTTGATAAACTTTTTGCCGGTATCAGGGCAGGCTGGCAAAGTGATCCTGCCTGGAAGGTCCTGCACCATTACGAAAAGGAGCTTTCACCGTTGGAGTTTGAAATGTTGAAAGCTGACCTGATCGGCCATTATTACCTGGGCAAGCTGGCCCAGTTCCGCAAGACCTTTTTCAGCTATCCCGGAGACATTCCCAAAGCCGAACTGGTTTCCCTGTTTACCGACCATTTGGAGGAAATCCCGCTGGATGAAGTGGATATCGAGGTGGCCAACCTGTCGATGGGCTATCTCGCATACCAGTTGGAATACTGTATTACCAGGGCCCTGGTAACGGAAACTTCCTTTAACAGCACGGTGCGCAAGCTGCATTCGGGAGCTTTCAAGGACAGGCTGATGGCCGCTTATGTATCCCAATACTATAAAAGGTTGCCCAACAGGGAGTCCGCCCTGCAAGCGGCACTTGAAGAGGTGGAGGCCAGTCCATGGAAGGAACGTCTGGTAGCCTTGACCGAAAAGCTGGGAGAAGGCCGGAAGATCAGGGATGTTGACATGATCGGTCCAAACGGCAAAGAGGTGCCCCTATTGGGGGCCAGTGGGCAATACAAGCTGCTGTACTTTTGGTTTTCCGGCTGTGGGGCAAGCGGTAAATACCATGAGGAAGTCATAAAGGAACTGGAGGACAGGGACGGCGTGGACCTTTCCATCCTGTCCATCTCCTTTGACAAGGACCCCATACGATGGAAGCAGAGTATCCAAGAGGGGATTTATACCAACAAGGGACTTGAAAACCTCTGGGCAGGGGCAAAAGGAAAATCCTGGATGGATTTCTATGAGATCAGGAGTTCGCCCTATGTTATCCTGCTTTCGCCGGAAGGAGAAATTATCCGCTTTGGCAGCTTTGGCAGGACCTACGGTGAACAGGTAGGCAATATCATTTCGGCCATTGATAGCCATAAAAGTGAAAATACCATGGCCCATCGATAA
- a CDS encoding nucleoid-associated protein, translating to MKVYKFVIHEIGKEKNINEARPTYSDSLNRINQNIEDLVEKLNKGFKRDERVVRTEFDDSFTYIFQNEFGNYVCSKTDGQFFRFSMETIKEMVKIIQGVPFATGGYFVYTEYSLNDSNTYVGIFLVRDTEGVIFNKREDGKFTVNKTMVINTEKLAMAAKISLQDFEKKNDRYLNLAQPNTGTVSNYFGENWIGAKLVEKNNIYTESFLKLIKIVELPINNETSQKYEIDSFREEVFKFIEGNGKVVRLNEIGDRFWGNPEYLVDIVEENNLDISNEFKATSKINYLKKYEIKSGKLKVGFSLGDVNSGRVRIEEDDKIIIEYKPLRNKLDKLNLISKDN from the coding sequence ATGAAAGTATACAAATTTGTTATTCACGAGATCGGAAAAGAAAAGAATATTAATGAGGCCAGGCCGACATATTCTGATTCATTGAATAGAATAAACCAAAATATAGAAGATTTAGTTGAAAAGCTTAATAAAGGCTTTAAGCGAGATGAACGTGTAGTTAGAACTGAATTCGACGATAGTTTTACTTACATATTCCAAAATGAATTCGGGAATTATGTATGCTCAAAAACAGATGGGCAGTTTTTTAGATTTTCGATGGAAACTATTAAAGAAATGGTGAAAATCATCCAAGGTGTCCCATTTGCTACGGGAGGGTATTTTGTTTATACAGAGTATTCATTAAATGATTCTAATACCTACGTAGGAATATTTCTTGTTAGAGACACTGAAGGAGTGATTTTTAACAAAAGAGAAGATGGAAAATTTACTGTCAATAAAACGATGGTAATTAATACCGAAAAACTTGCTATGGCGGCTAAAATATCATTACAAGACTTTGAGAAAAAGAATGATCGTTATTTAAATTTAGCCCAACCAAATACAGGAACGGTCTCTAATTATTTTGGTGAAAATTGGATCGGTGCAAAGCTTGTAGAAAAAAATAATATCTATACGGAATCATTTTTAAAGCTAATTAAAATAGTTGAATTGCCTATAAATAATGAGACTTCTCAGAAATATGAAATAGATTCTTTTAGAGAAGAGGTATTTAAATTTATCGAAGGAAATGGTAAAGTTGTTAGATTAAATGAAATAGGAGATAGGTTTTGGGGAAATCCGGAATATTTGGTTGATATAGTAGAGGAAAATAATTTAGATATTAGCAACGAATTTAAGGCTACCTCTAAAATCAATTACCTTAAGAAGTATGAAATAAAATCAGGAAAATTAAAAGTGGGATTTTCTTTAGGTGATGTAAATTCTGGTCGAGTAAGAATTGAGGAAGACGATAAAATCATTATTGAATACAAACCTCTTAGAAATAAACTGGATAAATTGAATTTGATAAGTAAGGATAATTAA
- a CDS encoding DUF3320 domain-containing protein has protein sequence MLSTDIQLKVEVNHLPGLNYALYQNHVPVITNLLITNNSLIELEDLKLSIIPSDEFADPYDSEIDVIQAESELDITEVRIRLDGKFFASLTEKIRETWWVKITIGEEVLFEHKYDIELFALDQWLGGSVLPEMLSSFVLPNIPELNAITHSAASYLKKWSDSSAFDEYQSHNPNRVKTQMASIYAAIKTQNILYNIAPASFGKMGQRIRLADSLLTNRIGNCLDMSLLYAAALENVGLNPIIVLIEGHAFVGAWLINETFPDSVNDDPSLLTKRMAAGIDEILLLEATCMNEGNQFTFDQAVESVNTHFQDLGKFNYFVDVKRSRSSEIYPLPQRKFNDNGLDLIEDTSFQPKEIDYTAPKEIKAGPRIQHVEHIDHGKQKLWERKLLDLSLRNNLLNLRLTRSSVQFIDVPIGELEDALFEGQEFQILHKPKDWENSLRDEGIYRAYSSNSPLAELVNKEFAQKRLRAYLSEDELHHRLTYLYRNARHSMEENGANTLYLAVGLLRWYESNRSERPRFAPILLIPVEIIRRSARVGYIIRGREEETVMNITLLEKLRQDFQLSISGLDKLPQDESGVDVQAIFSILRQAIMNMPRWDIEEQFFLGTFSFNKFILWNDIHSHTEYLKKNPVVRGLLEGKLDNALEVLELDNLDTHYKPSDVLLPIAADSSQLEAVCASMEGNSFILHGPPGTGKSQTITNIIANALYQGKRVLFVAEKMAALSVVYSRLQSIGLHPFCLELHSNKARKAEVLAQLKRSTEITRGKSPEDFELESNKINILKNEIDTVYKKLHRKEYHGFTLFEVLSNFIKYENIPGHFVAEDKFVDELTKEGISSFEDFIQQLEKAAIIAEGPTKEHPLFGIQLNNYSPTTRDELKELFSDAIESRSALVKDVKSLISYLGFEPTLGNKEKQNLIRIADLLLQLPDLPDTFFDIDDFKSFQKQLNPLLELAMENNQVREDFKNNFETSVFEIGAGDFLRTWKIKSQEWFIPKFFGQRKIKIYLQSYSDGRKISSEDVPQLLNQIKAFQERDNTLKEHTPFLETFCKGYSLQVNQDIETLIEGGDLFIKLEENLVAITSEEAVAVRTRKRLKSLLKTQNFKELLTSAIRAAKEDQEKINQVQKKIGREIPFNLHLDEDEGISLIRNWQTNIDKLKEWHAWTVIKGKADRYYLGKAIDELESGDIPHETISKSILKGVFHAMALRSLQESPELSVFSGEAFDARIEEFKRLNTKFSFLTKEVLFSHLAAKMPDFSRESSSNSETGILQRAIRSNGRGQSIRQLFKQVPHLLPRITPCMLMSPISVAQYVEIQQDPFDLVIFDEASQIPTCEAVGTIARGKQLIVVGDPKQMPPTNFFSSMHFDDEDQNEDLESILDDCEALSVPSKQLRWHYRSKHESLISFSNVKFYENSLFTFPSPDDLASRVKMVHVDGIYDRGKTRQNKAEALAIVNEIEKRLQVPKGERKSLGVVTFSSAQQTLIEDLLMERFREKPELEELAIQFNEPYFIKNLENVQGDERDIILFSVCYGPDQAGYVALNFGPLNRDGGWRRLNVAVSRARYEMIIFSTLKADQINLNRSKAEGVAGLKAFLGFAEKGRISLPAKSNKSFQGKGSPLAGSVASYLRNHGYDVDISVGASGFKVDVAVVNPENSQEYILGIVLDAKAHKSSKSSIDRLLVQQNVLELLGWNIHKVWSLEWWEFPVREGNKIMALLNDLMDRKAATLSTPQESSAIKSYSNDYIEAANSTQKLVEHDDVPAVDLSVYKKSNLAKSPYSQSEEFLDYGNTFKIIGQLKEIVETEAPILKSLLGRRILEIWGISRMGGRLQVRFDQLIEAAKLKFTIDNSEDYCFWKENQDPEKYSDFRVYAEDGTKRNADELPIVEVLNAVEKVLNQQISLPEMDLVRETAKVFGYARTGSIVLERMKLGISLLIEAGRAKIENDRIILI, from the coding sequence ATGCTTTCAACAGATATTCAACTTAAAGTAGAAGTAAACCACCTTCCCGGACTGAACTATGCGCTTTATCAAAACCATGTCCCGGTAATCACAAATCTTCTGATCACAAATAATTCACTTATTGAATTAGAAGATTTGAAGCTGTCTATCATCCCATCAGATGAATTTGCAGACCCTTATGACTCCGAGATAGATGTCATCCAAGCGGAATCCGAGTTGGACATCACTGAGGTCAGAATAAGGTTGGATGGGAAATTTTTCGCTTCTTTGACCGAGAAAATAAGAGAAACATGGTGGGTGAAGATCACAATAGGTGAAGAAGTCCTGTTCGAACATAAATATGATATCGAACTTTTTGCATTGGATCAGTGGCTGGGCGGTTCGGTTTTGCCCGAGATGCTGAGTTCCTTTGTACTGCCCAATATTCCGGAACTTAATGCCATCACCCATTCTGCTGCCAGTTATTTAAAAAAATGGTCGGATTCATCTGCTTTTGACGAATACCAATCCCATAATCCTAACAGGGTCAAAACACAGATGGCGTCCATTTATGCAGCCATTAAAACACAGAATATTTTATACAATATAGCTCCTGCCAGTTTTGGGAAAATGGGGCAACGGATTCGCCTCGCAGATAGTTTACTGACCAACCGAATCGGAAATTGTCTGGATATGTCCCTGCTCTACGCTGCTGCATTAGAAAATGTTGGCCTAAATCCCATTATTGTTCTGATAGAGGGACATGCATTTGTAGGAGCTTGGCTGATCAATGAAACGTTTCCTGATTCGGTAAATGATGACCCATCCCTGCTCACCAAACGAATGGCTGCTGGAATTGATGAAATATTGCTATTGGAAGCGACCTGCATGAATGAAGGAAATCAATTTACATTTGACCAGGCTGTAGAAAGCGTCAATACCCACTTTCAAGACTTGGGGAAATTCAATTATTTCGTTGATGTCAAACGTAGTCGCTCTTCCGAAATCTATCCTCTTCCCCAAAGAAAGTTTAATGATAACGGACTCGATTTAATTGAAGACACATCTTTCCAACCCAAAGAAATCGATTATACCGCTCCAAAAGAAATCAAAGCTGGCCCCAGGATACAACATGTAGAACATATCGATCATGGTAAGCAAAAACTTTGGGAACGAAAACTGCTCGACCTTAGCCTTCGTAACAATTTACTCAATTTAAGGCTGACAAGATCTTCTGTACAGTTTATCGACGTACCAATAGGAGAACTTGAAGATGCCCTCTTTGAAGGACAGGAATTTCAGATATTACATAAACCCAAGGACTGGGAAAATTCGCTTCGCGACGAAGGTATCTACCGGGCATATTCATCGAACTCGCCATTGGCTGAGCTGGTCAATAAGGAGTTCGCACAAAAAAGGCTGAGAGCTTATCTTTCAGAAGATGAACTGCACCATAGGCTAACCTACCTGTACCGTAATGCCCGACACTCCATGGAGGAAAATGGGGCGAACACGCTTTATTTAGCGGTAGGACTTTTAAGATGGTATGAGAGTAACCGTAGTGAAAGGCCCCGCTTTGCCCCAATTTTATTGATCCCCGTGGAAATTATTCGAAGATCCGCAAGAGTGGGATATATCATCCGTGGAAGAGAGGAAGAGACCGTTATGAACATTACACTGCTGGAAAAACTTCGACAGGATTTCCAGTTAAGCATTTCCGGATTGGATAAGCTTCCACAGGATGAATCTGGAGTGGATGTACAAGCGATATTTAGTATTTTGAGGCAGGCCATCATGAATATGCCAAGATGGGATATTGAGGAGCAGTTCTTTTTAGGCACCTTTTCGTTCAACAAATTTATTCTTTGGAATGATATCCATTCTCATACAGAATACCTTAAAAAGAACCCGGTTGTAAGAGGGTTGTTAGAAGGTAAACTGGATAATGCTTTGGAGGTTTTGGAGTTGGATAATTTGGACACTCATTATAAACCGTCGGATGTACTTTTACCTATAGCAGCAGACAGTTCCCAACTTGAAGCTGTCTGTGCATCTATGGAAGGAAATAGTTTTATTTTACATGGTCCTCCCGGCACGGGAAAATCCCAAACCATCACTAATATTATAGCCAATGCACTATATCAAGGTAAAAGAGTCTTGTTCGTAGCTGAAAAGATGGCCGCTCTTTCCGTGGTTTATTCAAGGCTTCAAAGCATTGGTCTTCATCCCTTTTGTTTAGAGCTTCATTCAAATAAGGCTAGAAAAGCTGAAGTTCTTGCCCAGTTAAAGCGATCAACAGAAATTACACGAGGAAAATCTCCTGAAGATTTTGAATTGGAATCAAATAAAATCAATATTCTAAAAAATGAAATAGACACTGTTTATAAAAAACTTCACCGAAAGGAGTATCATGGTTTCACTCTGTTTGAAGTCCTATCTAATTTTATTAAATATGAAAATATTCCAGGTCATTTCGTAGCAGAGGATAAATTTGTCGATGAATTGACCAAAGAAGGTATTTCATCTTTTGAAGATTTTATACAACAACTTGAAAAAGCGGCCATCATTGCTGAAGGCCCAACCAAAGAACATCCATTATTTGGTATTCAACTTAATAATTATTCCCCCACAACCCGGGATGAACTCAAAGAACTTTTTTCTGATGCCATTGAAAGTAGATCAGCACTTGTTAAGGACGTAAAAAGTCTCATTAGTTATTTGGGGTTTGAACCTACCTTAGGCAATAAGGAAAAGCAAAACCTAATTAGGATAGCTGATTTACTTTTACAACTTCCTGATTTGCCCGATACGTTCTTTGACATAGATGATTTCAAATCCTTTCAAAAGCAACTTAACCCGCTTTTGGAATTAGCTATGGAAAATAATCAGGTACGAGAAGACTTCAAAAACAACTTTGAAACCTCAGTATTTGAGATAGGAGCGGGTGATTTTCTCAGAACATGGAAGATCAAATCACAGGAATGGTTTATTCCCAAGTTTTTTGGTCAGAGGAAAATTAAGATTTATCTGCAGTCCTATTCCGATGGCAGGAAAATAAGCAGCGAAGATGTTCCCCAATTATTAAACCAAATAAAAGCGTTTCAGGAAAGAGATAATACTCTTAAGGAGCATACCCCTTTCCTTGAAACTTTCTGTAAAGGCTATTCTTTACAAGTTAACCAGGATATTGAAACCCTTATTGAAGGAGGAGACCTTTTTATAAAATTAGAAGAAAATCTTGTAGCTATAACTAGTGAAGAGGCAGTTGCTGTAAGAACACGAAAAAGGTTGAAGTCTCTTCTGAAAACACAAAATTTTAAAGAGCTATTAACCTCAGCTATTCGAGCAGCAAAAGAAGACCAAGAAAAAATTAACCAAGTTCAGAAAAAAATTGGTAGGGAGATACCATTCAATCTTCATTTGGATGAGGATGAAGGAATATCACTCATAAGAAATTGGCAAACCAATATAGATAAACTAAAAGAATGGCATGCATGGACTGTCATAAAGGGAAAAGCTGATCGATATTATTTAGGTAAAGCAATTGATGAATTGGAGTCAGGAGATATTCCCCATGAGACCATCAGTAAGTCAATTTTAAAGGGAGTATTTCACGCCATGGCACTAAGGTCGCTTCAGGAAAGCCCAGAACTTTCAGTATTTTCAGGTGAAGCATTTGATGCCAGGATAGAGGAATTCAAAAGACTGAATACCAAATTTTCATTTCTAACTAAAGAAGTCCTGTTTTCTCATCTCGCGGCAAAAATGCCTGATTTTAGTAGGGAAAGCTCATCCAACTCAGAAACCGGGATATTACAACGTGCGATAAGAAGCAATGGCAGAGGGCAAAGTATAAGGCAGCTCTTTAAACAAGTCCCCCACTTATTGCCCAGAATCACCCCATGTATGTTGATGAGCCCTATCTCGGTGGCCCAATATGTGGAAATCCAGCAAGATCCTTTTGATTTGGTCATATTTGATGAAGCTTCTCAAATACCGACCTGTGAAGCAGTAGGCACTATCGCAAGAGGTAAACAGTTGATCGTGGTGGGAGATCCTAAACAAATGCCTCCGACCAACTTTTTTTCATCCATGCACTTTGATGATGAAGATCAGAATGAAGATTTGGAAAGTATTTTGGACGACTGTGAGGCACTAAGTGTGCCAAGTAAGCAATTGAGATGGCACTATCGCTCAAAGCATGAGAGCCTGATTTCTTTTAGTAATGTAAAGTTTTATGAAAATTCTCTATTTACTTTTCCTTCCCCTGATGATCTTGCTTCCCGTGTGAAAATGGTACATGTCGACGGGATTTATGATAGAGGGAAGACCCGGCAAAACAAAGCGGAAGCGTTAGCCATTGTCAATGAAATTGAAAAGAGGCTTCAAGTCCCCAAAGGGGAACGGAAAAGCTTAGGGGTTGTGACATTTAGTTCAGCCCAGCAAACATTGATTGAGGATTTACTTATGGAGCGTTTCCGGGAAAAGCCTGAACTGGAAGAGCTTGCCATTCAATTTAATGAACCCTATTTTATTAAAAATCTTGAGAATGTTCAGGGAGATGAACGGGACATCATATTGTTCTCAGTTTGTTATGGACCGGATCAAGCAGGATATGTAGCACTTAACTTTGGGCCACTAAACAGGGATGGTGGCTGGAGAAGGCTTAATGTAGCAGTATCTAGAGCCAGATATGAAATGATTATTTTTTCTACATTAAAAGCGGACCAGATAAATCTAAACAGATCGAAAGCAGAAGGTGTGGCCGGTCTAAAAGCCTTCTTGGGCTTTGCCGAAAAGGGCAGGATTTCGCTTCCCGCTAAATCCAATAAATCCTTTCAAGGAAAGGGAAGTCCGTTGGCCGGTTCTGTTGCGAGTTACCTAAGAAATCATGGATACGATGTGGATATTTCAGTTGGAGCATCGGGTTTTAAAGTAGATGTAGCAGTGGTAAACCCTGAAAATAGCCAGGAATATATTTTAGGGATCGTTCTGGATGCCAAGGCGCATAAAAGTTCAAAAAGCTCGATTGATAGGCTTCTAGTCCAACAGAATGTGCTGGAATTATTGGGTTGGAATATTCATAAAGTCTGGTCATTAGAATGGTGGGAATTTCCAGTAAGGGAAGGAAATAAAATTATGGCTTTGCTGAATGACTTGATGGATAGAAAAGCTGCTACTTTATCTACTCCTCAAGAATCCTCTGCCATTAAATCTTATTCAAATGATTATATTGAGGCAGCCAATTCCACTCAAAAATTAGTCGAGCATGATGATGTTCCAGCAGTTGATTTGTCTGTGTACAAAAAATCAAATTTGGCAAAATCACCTTACTCGCAATCTGAAGAATTTTTAGATTATGGGAATACCTTTAAAATTATAGGACAACTGAAAGAAATTGTAGAAACTGAAGCTCCTATTTTAAAATCATTACTCGGAAGACGGATTTTAGAAATCTGGGGAATATCAAGAATGGGCGGAAGGCTTCAGGTTAGGTTCGATCAGTTAATTGAGGCAGCAAAACTTAAATTCACAATTGATAATAGTGAAGATTACTGCTTTTGGAAAGAAAATCAGGATCCGGAGAAATATTCAGATTTTAGAGTATATGCCGAGGATGGTACAAAAAGAAATGCTGATGAACTTCCTATAGTTGAAGTATTAAACGCAGTTGAGAAAGTCTTAAATCAACAGATAAGTCTTCCTGAAATGGATTTAGTTAGGGAAACAGCTAAGGTATTTGGATACGCCAGAACCGGATCAATTGTATTAGAGAGAATGAAGCTGGGGATATCTCTGTTGATAGAAGCCGGCAGAGCTAAAATTGAAAATGACAGAATTATTCTAATTTAA
- a CDS encoding ArdC family protein, whose product MKRQRKNSRKDVYQIVNERIMTSLEKGIVPWKQPWSVLGLPKNFQSGKVYKDINLWLLLSCGHAHPYYLTFKQAESLGGKIRKGAKSIPVVYWNFVYHHKETGKKLSEEEAKKLPKGLVDRRAFLKYYNVFNIDDVEGVEWDFPEIDRRKPFHPIKACEELLENVPDLPEIRHGEAQAYYHPAKDYINMPKKELFRSEPHYYQTLYHELVHSSGHQKRLNRKELWDTSSKDAGLYSKEELTAEMGASYLGNLCGIWEEAQQENSSAYIQHWLGQLKNDKRLLVEAAGKAQKAVDYLTGKMS is encoded by the coding sequence ATGAAGCGACAAAGAAAAAATTCCCGTAAAGATGTTTACCAGATCGTCAACGAAAGGATCATGACCAGCCTTGAAAAGGGTATCGTCCCATGGAAACAGCCCTGGTCGGTATTGGGGCTGCCCAAAAACTTCCAATCAGGCAAGGTCTACAAGGACATCAACCTTTGGTTATTGCTCAGCTGTGGGCATGCCCATCCGTATTACCTCACCTTCAAACAGGCCGAGAGCCTGGGAGGGAAGATCAGGAAAGGAGCCAAATCCATTCCTGTCGTATATTGGAATTTTGTCTACCACCACAAAGAAACCGGTAAAAAGCTGTCCGAGGAAGAAGCCAAGAAACTTCCTAAAGGCCTGGTGGACAGGCGCGCCTTTCTGAAGTATTACAATGTGTTCAACATAGACGATGTGGAAGGAGTGGAATGGGATTTTCCTGAAATTGACAGGAGAAAACCTTTCCATCCGATCAAAGCCTGCGAAGAACTGTTGGAAAATGTCCCGGACCTTCCCGAAATCAGGCACGGGGAGGCACAGGCCTATTACCACCCGGCAAAGGATTATATCAATATGCCCAAAAAGGAGCTGTTCAGAAGTGAACCGCATTATTACCAGACGCTCTACCACGAACTGGTCCATTCTAGCGGACACCAGAAAAGGCTAAACCGAAAGGAGCTTTGGGATACTTCGTCCAAGGATGCAGGTTTATACAGTAAGGAAGAACTGACCGCCGAAATGGGGGCCAGTTACCTGGGCAATCTATGCGGTATCTGGGAGGAAGCCCAACAGGAGAATTCCTCTGCCTATATCCAGCATTGGCTTGGCCAGCTTAAAAACGACAAGCGGCTGTTGGTGGAAGCTGCCGGAAAGGCACAGAAAGCGGTGGATTACCTGACCGGGAAAATGTCATGA
- a CDS encoding zeta toxin family protein yields MQAGKLMLTRIKKLVDEGESFAFETTLSTRSYTKLINEAKEKGFQVYLLFFWLHSPQLAVERVRIRVLEGGHHIPYDVILRRYKNGLKNFFNLYLSIVDQWILINNSGEPYEIIAKNSEGGLAVNDIRIWNTLKQKYDE; encoded by the coding sequence ATACAGGCTGGAAAATTAATGCTTACCCGGATCAAAAAACTGGTCGATGAAGGGGAAAGTTTTGCTTTCGAAACAACCCTTTCCACAAGGAGCTACACCAAATTGATCAACGAGGCCAAGGAAAAAGGATTTCAGGTATATTTGCTTTTCTTTTGGTTACATTCCCCCCAATTGGCTGTTGAACGGGTGAGGATAAGGGTACTGGAGGGAGGACACCATATCCCTTATGATGTTATCCTCAGGAGGTATAAAAATGGGTTAAAGAATTTTTTCAACCTATATTTGTCCATTGTCGACCAATGGATACTAATCAACAATTCAGGTGAACCTTATGAAATCATTGCCAAAAACTCTGAAGGTGGACTTGCCGTTAATGATATTAGGATATGGAATACGCTTAAGCAAAAATATGATGAATAA